From one Rosa rugosa chromosome 4, drRosRugo1.1, whole genome shotgun sequence genomic stretch:
- the LOC133707461 gene encoding uncharacterized protein LOC133707461: MRLVWVPRPVFLLLFLAIVLVLSSLFQSISKQKNLQFSLNPLFVFSLCNIIIFAIIVGDHRPPTEEVDSILPFLAGSAEDATYDIEDDGSNKHCNMDGHVNGSEDVDDQVDESGEEDGEYDSDGYNEDDDDNGSNDEIGWEDTDESDDNLETRVENFIDRVYKGWREERLRDSLCNPLQFFGYINPL, encoded by the coding sequence ATGAGGCTCGTTTGGGTACCTAGGCCTGTGTTTCTATTGCTGTTCCTAGCTATTGTTCTTGTCCTGAGCTCTTTGTTTCAGTCGATTTCGAAACAAAAAAATCTTCAATTCTCATTGAATCCTCTATTCGTGTTTTCGCTATGTAACATCATAATCTTTGCCATCATTGTTGGAGATCATCGGCCACCTACCGAGGAAGTTGACAGCATCTTACCATTCCTAGCAGGTTCAGCAGAGGATGCAACTTATGATATTGAGGATGATGGTAGCAACAAGCACTGCAATATGGATGGTCATGTTAATGGCAGTGAGGATGTTGATGATCAAGTTGATGAAAgtggagaagaagatggagaataTGATTCTGACGGTTACAATGAAGATGACGACGACAATGGTAGCAATGATGAAATTGGCTGGGAAGACACAGATGAATCTGATGATAACTTGGAGACGAGAGTTGAAAACTTCATTGATAGGGTTTACAAGGGATGGCGAGAAGAGAGGCTAAGGGATAGCCTATGCAATCCCCTGCAATTTTTTGGTTACATCAATCCCTTATAA
- the LOC133743638 gene encoding ATP-dependent Clp protease proteolytic subunit-related protein 2, chloroplastic isoform X2, with amino-acid sequence MAVSFATTTYTPSLQAQARLSHPPPSCSIKHFSGLKPESLGTFGAKNPNLTVEFYSKVSKSLLPRTGNHRSSRAQVRMMPIGTPKVPYRTPGEGGWQWVDLWNALYRERVIFIGQNIDEEFSNQILATMLYLDTIDSSKRLYMYINGPGGDLTPSMAIYDTMQSLKSPVGTHCVGYAYNLAAFLLAAGEKGNRFAMPLSRIALQSPAGAARGQADDIRNEANELLRIRDYLFNELAEKTGQPIEKINKDLSRMKRFNAQEALEYGLIDRVVRPPRIKADSPSKDAGTGLG; translated from the exons ATGGCAGTCTCTTTTGCCACAACGACGTACACTCCAAGCCTTCAGGCCCAAGCTAGACTCTCTCACCCTCCTCCCAg TTGCTCAATcaagcatttttctgggttaaAGCCTGAATCTTTAG GTACTTTTGGAGCTAAAAATCCAAACTTGACGGTTGAGTTCTACAGCAAAGTTAGTAAGAGCCTTCTACCCAG GACAGGAAACCACAGATCATCGCGTGCACAAGTTCGAATGATGCCAATAGGGACACCAAAGGTTCCCTATCGAACCCCTGGTGAGGGAGGTTGGCAATGGGTTGAtctgtggaatgctcta TACCGGGAACGTGTTATCTTCATTGGGCAAAATATAGATGAAGAGTTTAGCAATCAAATTCTGGCAACAATGCTGTACCTTGACACAATTGATTCATCCAAAAGGCTTTATATGTATATCAATGGTCCTGGTGGAGAT CTTACTCCGAGCATGGCTATCTATGATACTATGCAAAGCTTAAAGAGTCCTGTTGGCACTCACTGTGTGGGCTATGCCTATAATTTGGCAGCCTTTCTTCTTGCAGCTGGAGAAAAG GGTAATCGATTTGCAATGCCACTGTCGAGAATTGCACTGCAGTCTCCTGCTGGGGCTGCTCGTGGTCAG GCTGATGACATACGCAATGAGGCAAATGAGCTTCTCAGAATCAGAGATTACCTTTTTAATGAATTGGCAGAGAAAACTGGCCAGCCAATTGAAAAG ATTAACAAAGACCTAAGTCGGATGAAGCGCTTTAATGCACAGGAAGCTCTTGAGTATGGGCTCATTGATCGTGTAGTTAGGCCGCCTCGTATTAAGGCTGACTCACCTAGCAAAGATGCGGGAACAGGTCTTGGTTAG
- the LOC133743638 gene encoding ATP-dependent Clp protease proteolytic subunit-related protein 2, chloroplastic isoform X1: MAVSFATTTYTPSLQAQARLSHPPPSCSIKHFSGLKPESLGTFGAKNPNLTVEFYSKVSKSLLPSFIFALFRTGNHRSSRAQVRMMPIGTPKVPYRTPGEGGWQWVDLWNALYRERVIFIGQNIDEEFSNQILATMLYLDTIDSSKRLYMYINGPGGDLTPSMAIYDTMQSLKSPVGTHCVGYAYNLAAFLLAAGEKGNRFAMPLSRIALQSPAGAARGQADDIRNEANELLRIRDYLFNELAEKTGQPIEKINKDLSRMKRFNAQEALEYGLIDRVVRPPRIKADSPSKDAGTGLG, translated from the exons ATGGCAGTCTCTTTTGCCACAACGACGTACACTCCAAGCCTTCAGGCCCAAGCTAGACTCTCTCACCCTCCTCCCAg TTGCTCAATcaagcatttttctgggttaaAGCCTGAATCTTTAG GTACTTTTGGAGCTAAAAATCCAAACTTGACGGTTGAGTTCTACAGCAAAGTTAGTAAGAGCCTTCTACCCAG CTTTATATTTGCACTTTTCAGGACAGGAAACCACAGATCATCGCGTGCACAAGTTCGAATGATGCCAATAGGGACACCAAAGGTTCCCTATCGAACCCCTGGTGAGGGAGGTTGGCAATGGGTTGAtctgtggaatgctcta TACCGGGAACGTGTTATCTTCATTGGGCAAAATATAGATGAAGAGTTTAGCAATCAAATTCTGGCAACAATGCTGTACCTTGACACAATTGATTCATCCAAAAGGCTTTATATGTATATCAATGGTCCTGGTGGAGAT CTTACTCCGAGCATGGCTATCTATGATACTATGCAAAGCTTAAAGAGTCCTGTTGGCACTCACTGTGTGGGCTATGCCTATAATTTGGCAGCCTTTCTTCTTGCAGCTGGAGAAAAG GGTAATCGATTTGCAATGCCACTGTCGAGAATTGCACTGCAGTCTCCTGCTGGGGCTGCTCGTGGTCAG GCTGATGACATACGCAATGAGGCAAATGAGCTTCTCAGAATCAGAGATTACCTTTTTAATGAATTGGCAGAGAAAACTGGCCAGCCAATTGAAAAG ATTAACAAAGACCTAAGTCGGATGAAGCGCTTTAATGCACAGGAAGCTCTTGAGTATGGGCTCATTGATCGTGTAGTTAGGCCGCCTCGTATTAAGGCTGACTCACCTAGCAAAGATGCGGGAACAGGTCTTGGTTAG